A window of the Tripterygium wilfordii isolate XIE 37 chromosome 12, ASM1340144v1, whole genome shotgun sequence genome harbors these coding sequences:
- the LOC120010763 gene encoding ribokinase-like isoform X3, with amino-acid sequence MLRLFTIPNVIAPFPSKTIPSSSTPTHCSLIRAKMSSDSLPPPPDNRIVLGCGTVTVDFLAAVAAYPNPDDKIGSTGFKVQGGGNVGNALTCAARLGLNPRLISKVADDTQGRSILEELKADGVDPSFLVVSDEGNSPFTYVIVDNQTKTRTCIHTPGYPPMIPDDLSQESLVSALDDARVVYFDGRLPETALVVAQEAARKNIPILIDAERKREGLDNLLELADYAICSAKFPQAWTEAPSIPSALVSMLLRLPNLKFVIVTLGKDGCVMLERNVNGDVVSEEIDVDSLLETLRQRKDDSIGIPTCLSSPVAKLTAQGIGAVSGRLFAGTAEKIPPSELVDTTGAGDAFIGAALYAICADMPPEKMLPFAAQVAAANCRALGARTGLPHRTDPCLASFLS; translated from the exons ATGTTGAGACTGTTCACAATTCCTAACGTCATAGCTCCTTTCCCTTCAAAAACCATACCTTCTTCAAGCACGCCAACACACTGCTCTCTTATCAG GGCCAAAATGTCGTCCGATTCACTTCCTCCTCCGCCTGATAACCGCATCGTC TTAGGTTGCGGAACGGTGACGGTTGACTTTTTGGCGGCAGTGGCCGCCTATCCTAATCCTGATGACAAGATCGGAAGCACCGGTTTCAAG GTTCAAGGTGGCGGAAATGTGGGGAATGCCTTAACTTGTGCTGCTCGTTTGGGCTTGAATCCTAGGCTGATATCCAAG GTTGCTGATGATACCCAGGGCAGGAGTATACTGGAGGAGCTTAAAGCTGATGGTGTGGATCCCTCTTTTCTAGTG GTTTCTGATGAGGGAAATTCACCGTTTACCTATGTCATTGTCGACAACCAAAC AAAGACGCGTACTTGCATTCATACCCCCGGATATCCTCCCATGATACCAGATGATCTTTCTCAAGAAAGCCTGGTTTCTGCTCTGGATGATGCTAGAGTAGTCTATTTCGATGGAAGGTTACCTGAAACTGCTTTGGTAGTTGCCCAAGAG GCAGCCCGCAAAAACATACCAATTTTAATTGATGCTGAAAGGAAAAGGGAAGGGTTGGATAATCTTCTAGAATTGGCTGATTATGCTATATGCTCCGCAAAATTTCCACAG GCATGGACGGAGGCTCCATCTATTCCAAGTGCACTTGTTTCCATGCTTCTGAGGTTGCCGAACCTCAAATTTGTCATCGTGACTTTGGGGAAAGATGGATGTGTAATGCTTGAAAGGAATGTAAACG GGGATGTGGTGTCTGAAGAAATAGATGTGGACAGCTTATTGGAAACACTGAGGCAGAGAAAGGATGATAGCATAGGGATTCCAACATGTCTTTCATca CCAGTGGCAAAGTTGACAGCACAAGGGATAGGGGCAGTGAGTGGTAGATTATTTGCAGGAACAGCTGAGAAGATACCTCCATCAGAACTTGTGGATACTACTGGAGCTGGGGATGCATTTATCGGGGCAGCTCTTTATG CTATCTGCGCAGACATGCCACCAGAGAAAATGTTGCCATTTGCTGCCCAAGTG GCTGCTGCAAACTGTAGAGCTTTGGGAGCTCGGACGGGGCTTCCACACCGCACAGACCCATGTTTAGCATCTTTTCTAAGTTGA
- the LOC120010763 gene encoding ribokinase-like isoform X1, producing MLRLFTIPNVIAPFPSKTIPSSSTPTHCSLIRAKMSSDSLPPPPDNRIVLGCGTVTVDFLAAVAAYPNPDDKIGSTGFKVQGGGNVGNALTCAARLGLNPRLISKVADDTQGRSILEELKADGVDPSFLVVSDEGNSPFTYVIVDNQTKTRTCIHTPGYPPMIPDDLSQESLVSALDDARVVYFDGRLPETALVVAQEAARKNIPILIDAERKREGLDNLLELADYAICSAKFPQLIINTLSIQPNFGVNWSFIGLAWTEAPSIPSALVSMLLRLPNLKFVIVTLGKDGCVMLERNVNGDVVSEEIDVDSLLETLRQRKDDSIGIPTCLSSPVAKLTAQGIGAVSGRLFAGTAEKIPPSELVDTTGAGDAFIGAALYAICADMPPEKMLPFAAQVAAANCRALGARTGLPHRTDPCLASFLS from the exons ATGTTGAGACTGTTCACAATTCCTAACGTCATAGCTCCTTTCCCTTCAAAAACCATACCTTCTTCAAGCACGCCAACACACTGCTCTCTTATCAG GGCCAAAATGTCGTCCGATTCACTTCCTCCTCCGCCTGATAACCGCATCGTC TTAGGTTGCGGAACGGTGACGGTTGACTTTTTGGCGGCAGTGGCCGCCTATCCTAATCCTGATGACAAGATCGGAAGCACCGGTTTCAAG GTTCAAGGTGGCGGAAATGTGGGGAATGCCTTAACTTGTGCTGCTCGTTTGGGCTTGAATCCTAGGCTGATATCCAAG GTTGCTGATGATACCCAGGGCAGGAGTATACTGGAGGAGCTTAAAGCTGATGGTGTGGATCCCTCTTTTCTAGTG GTTTCTGATGAGGGAAATTCACCGTTTACCTATGTCATTGTCGACAACCAAAC AAAGACGCGTACTTGCATTCATACCCCCGGATATCCTCCCATGATACCAGATGATCTTTCTCAAGAAAGCCTGGTTTCTGCTCTGGATGATGCTAGAGTAGTCTATTTCGATGGAAGGTTACCTGAAACTGCTTTGGTAGTTGCCCAAGAG GCAGCCCGCAAAAACATACCAATTTTAATTGATGCTGAAAGGAAAAGGGAAGGGTTGGATAATCTTCTAGAATTGGCTGATTATGCTATATGCTCCGCAAAATTTCCACAG CTAATCATAAACACTTTGAGTATTCAACCCAATTTTGGAGTAAATTGGTCCTTCATCGGTTTG GCATGGACGGAGGCTCCATCTATTCCAAGTGCACTTGTTTCCATGCTTCTGAGGTTGCCGAACCTCAAATTTGTCATCGTGACTTTGGGGAAAGATGGATGTGTAATGCTTGAAAGGAATGTAAACG GGGATGTGGTGTCTGAAGAAATAGATGTGGACAGCTTATTGGAAACACTGAGGCAGAGAAAGGATGATAGCATAGGGATTCCAACATGTCTTTCATca CCAGTGGCAAAGTTGACAGCACAAGGGATAGGGGCAGTGAGTGGTAGATTATTTGCAGGAACAGCTGAGAAGATACCTCCATCAGAACTTGTGGATACTACTGGAGCTGGGGATGCATTTATCGGGGCAGCTCTTTATG CTATCTGCGCAGACATGCCACCAGAGAAAATGTTGCCATTTGCTGCCCAAGTG GCTGCTGCAAACTGTAGAGCTTTGGGAGCTCGGACGGGGCTTCCACACCGCACAGACCCATGTTTAGCATCTTTTCTAAGTTGA
- the LOC120010763 gene encoding uncharacterized protein LOC120010763 isoform X2, whose product MLRLFTIPNVIAPFPSKTIPSSSTPTHCSLIRAKMSSDSLPPPPDNRIVLGCGTVTVDFLAAVAAYPNPDDKIGSTGFKVQGGGNVGNALTCAARLGLNPRLISKGRSILEELKADGVDPSFLVVSDEGNSPFTYVIVDNQTKTRTCIHTPGYPPMIPDDLSQESLVSALDDARVVYFDGRLPETALVVAQEAARKNIPILIDAERKREGLDNLLELADYAICSAKFPQLIINTLSIQPNFGVNWSFIGLAWTEAPSIPSALVSMLLRLPNLKFVIVTLGKDGCVMLERNVNGDVVSEEIDVDSLLETLRQRKDDSIGIPTCLSSPVAKLTAQGIGAVSGRLFAGTAEKIPPSELVDTTGAGDAFIGAALYAICADMPPEKMLPFAAQVAAANCRALGARTGLPHRTDPCLASFLS is encoded by the exons ATGTTGAGACTGTTCACAATTCCTAACGTCATAGCTCCTTTCCCTTCAAAAACCATACCTTCTTCAAGCACGCCAACACACTGCTCTCTTATCAG GGCCAAAATGTCGTCCGATTCACTTCCTCCTCCGCCTGATAACCGCATCGTC TTAGGTTGCGGAACGGTGACGGTTGACTTTTTGGCGGCAGTGGCCGCCTATCCTAATCCTGATGACAAGATCGGAAGCACCGGTTTCAAG GTTCAAGGTGGCGGAAATGTGGGGAATGCCTTAACTTGTGCTGCTCGTTTGGGCTTGAATCCTAGGCTGATATCCAAG GGCAGGAGTATACTGGAGGAGCTTAAAGCTGATGGTGTGGATCCCTCTTTTCTAGTG GTTTCTGATGAGGGAAATTCACCGTTTACCTATGTCATTGTCGACAACCAAAC AAAGACGCGTACTTGCATTCATACCCCCGGATATCCTCCCATGATACCAGATGATCTTTCTCAAGAAAGCCTGGTTTCTGCTCTGGATGATGCTAGAGTAGTCTATTTCGATGGAAGGTTACCTGAAACTGCTTTGGTAGTTGCCCAAGAG GCAGCCCGCAAAAACATACCAATTTTAATTGATGCTGAAAGGAAAAGGGAAGGGTTGGATAATCTTCTAGAATTGGCTGATTATGCTATATGCTCCGCAAAATTTCCACAG CTAATCATAAACACTTTGAGTATTCAACCCAATTTTGGAGTAAATTGGTCCTTCATCGGTTTG GCATGGACGGAGGCTCCATCTATTCCAAGTGCACTTGTTTCCATGCTTCTGAGGTTGCCGAACCTCAAATTTGTCATCGTGACTTTGGGGAAAGATGGATGTGTAATGCTTGAAAGGAATGTAAACG GGGATGTGGTGTCTGAAGAAATAGATGTGGACAGCTTATTGGAAACACTGAGGCAGAGAAAGGATGATAGCATAGGGATTCCAACATGTCTTTCATca CCAGTGGCAAAGTTGACAGCACAAGGGATAGGGGCAGTGAGTGGTAGATTATTTGCAGGAACAGCTGAGAAGATACCTCCATCAGAACTTGTGGATACTACTGGAGCTGGGGATGCATTTATCGGGGCAGCTCTTTATG CTATCTGCGCAGACATGCCACCAGAGAAAATGTTGCCATTTGCTGCCCAAGTG GCTGCTGCAAACTGTAGAGCTTTGGGAGCTCGGACGGGGCTTCCACACCGCACAGACCCATGTTTAGCATCTTTTCTAAGTTGA